A section of the Larus michahellis chromosome 1, bLarMic1.1, whole genome shotgun sequence genome encodes:
- the LLPH gene encoding protein LLP homolog → MAKSLRSKWRRKMRAEKRKKNAPKELERLKKILGTSGDVVMEEVKEVATVVTPKTVLEQGDDGKMDIDNKRNKKTLLDQHGQYPIWMNSRQKKKLKAQRMKGKKKSKLAKGLVW, encoded by the exons ATGGCGAAGAGCCTGAGGAGCAAATGGAGGAGGAAGATGCGGgcggagaagaggaagaagaacgCGCCcaaggagctggagaggctgaAAAAAATCCTGGGCACCAGCGGGGATGTCGTTATGGAGGAGGTCAAGGAGGTGGCCACCGTGGTGACCCCCAAGACAGTCCTCGAGCaggggg atgacGGCAAAATGGACATAGATAATAAACGAAACAAAAAAACTCTTCTAGACCAGCATGGACAGTACCCAATATGGATGAAttccaggcagaaaaagaagctgaaggcACAAcgtatgaaagggaaaaaaaaatcaaaattggcCAAAGGCCTAGTCTGGTAG
- the TMBIM4 gene encoding protein lifeguard 4: MAAAQQQLYPRSSIEDDFNYGTNVASASVHIRMAFLRKVYSILSIQVLLTTVTSAIFLYSTGVQAFVHERPALLLISGFGSLAVIVALTLYRHQHPVNLYLVFGFTLLEALTVAITVSFYEVSIVLQAFILTTAVFLGLTAYTLQSKRDFSKFGAGLFACLWILIFSGFLRLFFYSETIELVCAAAGALVFCGFIIYDTHLLMHKLSPEEYILAAINLYLDIINLFLHLLRLLEAFNKK; this comes from the exons atggcggcggcgcAGCAGCAGCTCTACCCGCGGAGCTCCATCGAAGATGACTTCAACTATGGCACCAACGTGGCCTCGGCCAGCGTTCACATCCGCATGG CTTTTCTACGGAAAGTCTACAGCATTCTTTCCATTCAGGTTCTTTTGACCACAGTCACATCTGCAATTTTTCTGTACTCTACTGGAGTACAGGCATTTGTTCATGAAAG GCCTGCCTTGCTTTTGATATCTGGATTTGGATCTTTGGCTGTAATCGTGGCACTGACTCTGTACAGACACCAGCATCCTGTTAATTTATACCTGGTTTTTGGATTT aCCCTGCTGGAAGCACTGACAGTTGCCATTACAG TGAGTTTCTACGAGGTGTCCATCGTCTTGCAAGCCTTTATTCTTACTACTGCTGTATTTCTTGGACTGACCGCATATACCTTGCAGTCAAAGAGAGACTTCAGCAAATTTGGAGCAGG gctctttGCCTGTTTGTGGATTCTCATCTTCTCGGGTTTCTTGAGG CTGTTTTTCTACAGTGAGACAATAGAGTtggtgtgtgctgctgctggagctcttgTGTTCTGTGGATTTATTATTTATGACACTCATTTGCTGATGCACAAATTATCCCCTGAAGAGTACATACTGGCTGCAATCAATCTCTACTTGGACATCATCAATCTGTTCTTACACCTCCTGCGTTTACTggaagcatttaataaaaaatag